One bacterium DNA window includes the following coding sequences:
- a CDS encoding glycosyltransferase family 4 protein has product MARIVVDARWLKQTGIGRYIENILIELVALKSGHEFVLLLREEDVAVLPKQLRELEYKITSVGWYTPQEQIVLPLILNELKPDLVHFANFNIPLQYYKPFVVTIHDLTMLRFKNIRGGLLAPFTYTLKDVVMRHVLKTAAKRSKILFTPSKFVMDDVVQRYRVPADKVMVTYNAADIPMKDGTVNLKKMGIHKPFILHVGNAYPHKNIARLIEALPHINQGRSKPVQLVIAGKKDDFHNALEKQVVKQKMQQDVVFTDRVSDEELVGLYRAAKLYALPSLSEGFGIPGLEAMSYGLPVVSSDASCMPEIYGDAAAYFDGRNVEQMARVLSEVLDDPKKQATLIRHGAACVKRYSWKDSAEVVLRGYEQALKASKQSHPINRLLGRQ; this is encoded by the coding sequence ATGGCTAGAATCGTTGTTGATGCTCGCTGGCTCAAGCAAACCGGCATAGGGCGATATATAGAAAACATACTGATCGAACTTGTTGCATTGAAGTCGGGTCATGAATTCGTCTTACTCTTGCGTGAAGAAGATGTCGCTGTGCTACCGAAACAATTACGTGAGTTAGAGTACAAGATCACAAGCGTTGGCTGGTATACGCCCCAAGAACAGATAGTCTTACCGCTCATCCTGAATGAGCTCAAGCCCGACTTAGTGCACTTCGCAAACTTTAATATTCCATTGCAGTACTACAAGCCCTTTGTCGTAACGATTCACGATCTTACTATGCTGCGTTTCAAGAATATCCGAGGGGGATTGTTGGCCCCGTTTACATATACCTTGAAAGATGTTGTGATGCGTCATGTACTCAAAACGGCGGCAAAGCGGAGTAAGATACTCTTCACACCGAGTAAATTTGTCATGGATGACGTAGTCCAGCGATATCGTGTACCGGCAGACAAGGTAATGGTCACATATAATGCGGCCGATATCCCTATGAAGGATGGTACGGTGAATCTTAAAAAAATGGGCATTCACAAGCCTTTCATTCTCCATGTCGGAAATGCCTATCCGCACAAAAATATTGCTCGCTTGATCGAGGCACTACCACATATCAATCAAGGAAGAAGTAAGCCTGTTCAGCTCGTTATTGCTGGAAAAAAAGACGACTTTCATAATGCTCTCGAAAAACAAGTTGTGAAACAAAAGATGCAGCAGGATGTGGTCTTTACTGATCGGGTGAGTGACGAAGAGTTGGTGGGACTCTATCGGGCGGCCAAGTTGTATGCATTACCTTCATTGTCCGAAGGATTTGGCATCCCAGGGCTTGAAGCAATGAGTTACGGGTTGCCGGTAGTGAGTTCGGATGCTTCGTGTATGCCGGAGATTTATGGTGATGCCGCGGCATACTTCGATGGACGCAATGTCGAACAAATGGCTCGTGTGTTGAGCGAAGTGCTTGATGATCCAAAAAAGCAAGCGACCTTAATTAGACACGGAGCAGCTTGCGTGAAGCGTTATAGCTGGAAGGACTCAGCAGAAGTTGTTCTGCGGGGATATGAACAGGCACTTAAGGCGTCCAAACAATCACACCCCATCAATCGGCTGCTTGGCAGGCAATAG